The following are from one region of the Advenella mimigardefordensis DPN7 genome:
- a CDS encoding isoaspartyl peptidase/L-asparaginase family protein has translation MTTAIIAIHGGAGALSRATITPQQQAAYETALNDILVQSGAVLEQGGSALDAVTLAVRLLEDCPLFNAGYGSVFTSAATHEMDAAIMDGATLGCGSVASVSTVRNPVLAARAVMETSEHVFFCGKPAEALAAAAGLEMVEPDYFSTPLRREQLDRVRASGEGGFVLDHDAVEKTQDDRTAPLDEDKKLGTVGAVALDQFGNLAAATSTGGMTNKQPGRVGDSPIIGAGCYANNHSCAVSSTGTGEMFIRSVAAYDVAAQMQYGARTLAQAADNVVFNKLPAIGGVGGLIAIDAQGNVALPFNSEGMYRGYLRVGQEPFVGIYR, from the coding sequence ATGACAACTGCCATTATTGCCATTCATGGCGGGGCCGGAGCCCTGTCTCGCGCAACCATTACGCCGCAACAGCAGGCAGCCTACGAGACGGCCCTGAACGATATCCTGGTGCAAAGCGGCGCGGTGCTTGAACAGGGTGGCTCGGCACTGGATGCCGTGACGCTGGCGGTTCGCCTGCTTGAGGACTGTCCCTTATTCAATGCCGGCTATGGCTCTGTATTTACCAGCGCTGCAACCCATGAAATGGATGCGGCCATTATGGACGGCGCCACCCTGGGCTGCGGGTCGGTTGCATCGGTCTCCACCGTGCGCAACCCGGTGCTGGCGGCCAGGGCAGTAATGGAAACCAGCGAGCACGTGTTCTTTTGCGGCAAACCTGCCGAAGCACTTGCCGCTGCTGCCGGTCTGGAAATGGTCGAGCCCGATTACTTCAGTACACCCCTGCGCCGGGAACAGCTGGATCGCGTACGCGCCAGCGGCGAAGGTGGATTTGTTCTGGATCACGATGCCGTGGAAAAAACGCAGGATGATCGTACTGCACCGCTGGACGAAGATAAAAAACTGGGTACGGTGGGCGCGGTTGCGCTGGATCAGTTCGGCAATCTCGCTGCGGCAACGTCAACCGGCGGCATGACCAACAAGCAGCCAGGCAGAGTGGGCGACTCACCTATTATTGGCGCAGGTTGTTATGCCAATAATCACAGTTGTGCGGTTTCCAGCACCGGAACCGGTGAAATGTTTATTCGCAGTGTTGCCGCCTATGACGTGGCAGCACAAATGCAATATGGGGCGCGCACGCTGGCGCAGGCCGCCGATAACGTGGTGTTCAACAAGCTGCCGGCCATCGGCGGCGTGGGTGGCCTGATCGCGATCGACGCGCAGGGCAATGTGGCGCTGCCATTCAATTCCGAAGGCATGTATCGCGGCTATCTGCGGGTCGGGCAGGAGCCGTTTGTCGGTATTTATCGTTGA
- a CDS encoding NADH:flavin oxidoreductase/NADH oxidase, producing MTDSILFSPFNLGSLQLKNRIIVPPMCQYSAIDGCMQPWHLMHLGSLAVSGSALVFIEATGVEPAGRISPADVGLWDDVTQEAIARTLRDIRSFSDTPFAIQLAHAGRKASCRQPWFGGAQLPLEEGGWQTYAPSPVPFDPKDRPPQELDQAGLTRIISAFVQAARRSVDLGIDAIELHGAHGYLLHEFLSPLSNQRQDNYGGSLENRMRFVLEVFEAVYAEVAGKVPVGVRISASDWVDGGWDVQQSIQLSQALKERGAAFIHVSSGGLSQAQQIRNEPGYQLPFAQAIKEAVDVPVIGVGLITEPHMAETVVASGQADLVGIARGMLYDARWPWHAAAELGAHIDASPQFWRSQPSRLKTLFTNNIK from the coding sequence ATGACCGATTCGATCCTGTTCAGTCCCTTCAACCTGGGCAGCCTGCAGCTGAAAAACCGCATTATTGTCCCCCCCATGTGCCAGTACTCCGCCATAGACGGCTGTATGCAGCCCTGGCATCTGATGCATCTGGGTTCGCTGGCCGTGTCCGGCTCTGCACTGGTGTTTATCGAGGCCACAGGCGTTGAACCGGCAGGCCGCATCTCGCCGGCAGACGTCGGCTTATGGGACGACGTGACTCAGGAAGCCATCGCGCGTACCTTGCGCGATATCCGCAGCTTTTCCGATACGCCCTTTGCCATTCAACTGGCGCACGCCGGGCGCAAGGCTTCATGCCGTCAGCCATGGTTTGGCGGTGCCCAATTGCCGCTGGAAGAAGGGGGCTGGCAAACCTATGCCCCCTCACCGGTGCCCTTCGATCCCAAGGATCGTCCGCCCCAGGAACTGGACCAGGCCGGGCTGACGCGTATTATCAGTGCCTTCGTACAGGCGGCCCGCCGCAGCGTGGATCTGGGCATTGATGCCATCGAACTGCATGGCGCCCACGGCTACCTGCTGCACGAGTTCCTGTCACCCCTGTCGAACCAGCGTCAGGACAACTATGGCGGCTCTCTGGAGAACCGCATGCGCTTTGTACTGGAAGTATTTGAGGCGGTTTATGCAGAAGTGGCTGGCAAGGTGCCGGTCGGTGTGCGGATTTCAGCCAGTGACTGGGTCGATGGCGGCTGGGACGTGCAGCAAAGTATTCAACTGAGTCAGGCACTGAAAGAGCGGGGTGCGGCCTTTATTCATGTGTCTTCCGGCGGCCTGTCGCAGGCGCAACAGATCAGGAACGAACCAGGCTATCAATTGCCTTTCGCGCAGGCGATTAAAGAGGCGGTGGATGTGCCGGTGATTGGTGTAGGCCTGATTACCGAGCCGCACATGGCCGAAACAGTGGTCGCCTCGGGACAGGCAGATCTGGTGGGCATTGCCCGCGGTATGCTTTATGATGCCCGCTGGCCGTGGCACGCGGCAGCCGAACTGGGGGCACATATCGACGCCTCTCCACAGTTCTGGCGCAGCCAGCCGTCCAGATTAAAAACACTCTTTACAAACAACATAAAATAA
- a CDS encoding VOC family protein has product MDIQKIHHVAYRCKDAKQTVLWYKENLGMDFVLAIAEDRVPSTKANDPYMHVFIDAGHGNILAFFELPNSPEMGADPNTPDWVQHIAFEVPSVQVLERTKEKLQAKGIDVVGITNHVLFKSIYFRDPNGHRVELAAPTATPEMNRKLDEVKWEMLEEWSKTRRAPKHAAWLHEEEFQS; this is encoded by the coding sequence ATGGACATTCAGAAAATACATCACGTAGCCTATCGTTGCAAAGACGCGAAGCAAACCGTTCTCTGGTACAAGGAAAATCTGGGGATGGATTTTGTGCTGGCCATTGCCGAGGATCGTGTGCCGTCCACCAAGGCCAATGACCCCTACATGCATGTTTTCATTGACGCGGGTCACGGCAATATTCTGGCGTTCTTTGAATTGCCGAATTCACCGGAAATGGGTGCAGATCCCAATACGCCAGACTGGGTTCAGCACATTGCGTTCGAAGTGCCCAGTGTGCAGGTGCTGGAGCGCACCAAAGAAAAATTGCAGGCCAAAGGCATCGATGTAGTGGGTATCACCAATCATGTTCTGTTTAAGTCCATTTATTTTCGCGATCCCAATGGCCATCGTGTTGAGCTGGCCGCACCCACGGCCACACCGGAGATGAACCGGAAACTGGATGAGGTCAAATGGGAGATGCTGGAAGAGTGGAGCAAGACGCGGCGTGCCCCTAAGCATGCCGCGTGGCTGCACGAAGAAGAGTTCCAGTCGTAA
- a CDS encoding C40 family peptidase, whose amino-acid sequence MLRVQISIAMVITGCLLAGCASRGPTASVPASYSSPSLDASYRDPVLEQALTLTGTPYRYGGMTPDGMDCSGFVSYVFQESADFRFPHNTAMIAKLTRPISRSELKKGDFVFFNTYKPYSHMGIYIGNNEFVHAPSSRNNGKVRVDSLNSRYFADRFLDARTAFQ is encoded by the coding sequence ATGCTACGTGTCCAGATTTCTATTGCAATGGTGATAACAGGCTGTCTGCTGGCAGGCTGCGCAAGCCGTGGGCCCACAGCCAGCGTGCCGGCTTCCTATTCAAGCCCTTCGCTGGACGCATCCTATCGCGATCCGGTACTGGAACAGGCGCTGACGCTGACTGGCACACCGTACCGCTACGGCGGCATGACACCAGACGGCATGGACTGCAGCGGGTTTGTGAGCTATGTATTCCAGGAATCGGCAGACTTTCGCTTTCCGCATAACACGGCAATGATCGCCAAACTGACCCGACCGATTTCCCGCTCCGAGCTTAAAAAAGGCGACTTTGTCTTCTTCAATACCTACAAGCCCTACTCACATATGGGCATTTATATCGGCAACAACGAATTTGTTCACGCCCCATCCAGCCGCAATAACGGCAAGGTTCGGGTCGATTCACTGAACAGCCGCTATTTCGCCGACAGGTTCCTGGACGCGCGGACTGCCTTCCAATAA
- a CDS encoding MurR/RpiR family transcriptional regulator, which yields MIETEFTRALAKRLPELTKPQRLLGAYVLEHPFKVAIMSIDEFAQAAGVSSASANRFARALGYPGYAQFRQNIIKGFEGVLESVNRLKKEQSYPATNQEIISNVLVEGQRNLEKTRLNLRAETCDQAVDMILAARRIFVLGMGTSGYLAGLLERRLLAHNGMVVSLAGPGGTTYAARRLALVDENDLIIVLTFPRYLSDTVRIVQRAHGRGAKVLGLTDKATAPIVPTCDCVLYTSSDSVYGTNSDPIALALIDGLMAALDYRSPFSVEIATEVAETITPWLIHGETSA from the coding sequence ATGATTGAAACCGAATTTACCCGGGCACTGGCCAAACGGCTGCCAGAGCTGACCAAACCCCAGCGCCTGCTGGGTGCTTACGTGCTTGAACATCCGTTCAAGGTGGCGATCATGTCGATCGACGAATTTGCTCAGGCTGCCGGCGTGTCCAGCGCCAGCGCCAATCGTTTCGCACGGGCGCTGGGCTACCCGGGGTATGCGCAGTTTCGGCAAAACATCATCAAGGGCTTCGAAGGCGTGCTCGAATCGGTCAATCGCCTGAAAAAAGAACAGTCTTATCCGGCCACCAATCAGGAAATCATCTCCAATGTTCTGGTGGAAGGGCAGCGTAATCTGGAAAAGACCCGCCTTAATTTACGCGCCGAGACCTGTGACCAGGCGGTGGATATGATTCTGGCTGCGCGGCGTATTTTTGTGCTGGGCATGGGCACCAGCGGTTATCTGGCCGGCCTGCTGGAACGGCGCCTGCTGGCCCATAACGGTATGGTGGTCAGTCTTGCCGGCCCCGGTGGTACCACCTACGCGGCCCGCAGGCTGGCGCTGGTCGATGAAAACGACCTGATCATCGTCCTGACGTTCCCCCGGTATCTGTCCGACACGGTCCGAATCGTACAACGAGCGCACGGGCGCGGCGCAAAGGTTCTTGGATTGACCGACAAGGCCACGGCGCCGATTGTTCCGACCTGTGATTGCGTTCTGTATACCTCCAGCGACAGCGTCTATGGAACCAACAGCGACCCGATCGCCCTGGCCCTGATCGACGGCCTGATGGCCGCCCTGGACTATCGCTCACCCTTTTCAGTTGAAATTGCCACGGAAGTGGCAGAAACCATTACCCCCTGGCTTATTCACGGAGAAACGTCGGCATGA